A genomic region of Antennarius striatus isolate MH-2024 chromosome 16, ASM4005453v1, whole genome shotgun sequence contains the following coding sequences:
- the LOC137609357 gene encoding uncharacterized protein, protein MRGFSSTPVMSSRLTFHLQLASIMETMTRSVLSQVYQLVDEDSGKLRLELSRLLEVNSTLADRVRSLECELTAARRDAPETSRTNRSVGVQTAACRDGEAHAAQPPTIAGIFGKDWCMNLWKDRDPDSLDRVPPQSPEEKSVAPLPDHTAVAEVTVDSGSCQEATLNAEEHEEILSTEPQLSIGYQTNNTFSMSFDQDEEQILSVCVTEDPSVHLLSINDTEEAFTTYMVPIEEDDDDDVQFVEESQQEPLMNDTCGSGHNEQQTLPSDICQNSSAQDKGSQETSQDPNRDKFTCSICSRSFFHRGTLTHHMKSHRSTFCNICKQYFPKREKMISHTCVPPVPKKSISRSCELCGKTFANQSALRIHYVVHTGEKPYRCGLCGKGFTQKGNLKCHLRIHTGERPFRCVRCGKTFTQKVNLNHHLMAHRYREVVAEKSLL, encoded by the exons ATGCGGGGTTTTTCTTCCACGCCGGTGATGTCGAGCCGCCTCACCTTTCACTTACAGCTCGCCTCCATCATGGAGACGATGACCAGGTCTGTCCTGAGTCAGGTCTACCAGCTGGTGGACGAGGACTCCGGGAAGCTGCGGCTGGAATTGTCTCGACTCCTGGAGGTTAATTCCACCCTGGCGGACAGAGTCAGGAGTCTGGAATGTGAGCTCACCGCTGCGAGGCGAGACGCCCCCGAGACGAGCAGGACGAACCGCAGTGTGGGGGTCCAAACCGCTGCCTGCAGAGACGGGGAGGCTCATG cggcCCAACCCCCCACCATAGCCGGGATTTTTGGGAAAGATTGGTGTATGAATCTGTGGAAAGACAGAGACCCAGACAGCCTGGATCGAGTCCCGCCACAGTCTCCTGAGGAA AAGTCCGTAGCACCGCTACCTGACCACACTGCTGTAGCTGAAGTGACGGTGGACTCTGGTAGCTGCCAGGAGGCAACACTGAATGCAGAAG aACATGAAGAAATCCTGTCTACAGAACCACAACTGTCTATTGGGTACCAGACTAACAACACTTTCAGCATGTCATTCGATCAGGATGAAGAACAGATTTTGTCTGTATGTGTCACTGAAGACCCGTCTGTGCATCTGCTGTCCATCAATGACACTGAAGAGGCCTTCACTACTTATATGGTTCCAATTGAagaggatgacgatgatgatgtaCAGTTTGTTGAAGAAAGTCAGCAGGAGCCTTTAATGAATGATACATGTGGGTCTGGCCACAATGAGCAGCAAACATTACCTTCTGACATCTGCCAAAATAGTTCTGCTCAGGATAAAGGTTCACAAGAAACTTCCCAAGATCCAAACAGAGACAAATTTACTTGTTCTATATGTAGCAGGTCATTCTTCCACAGGGGGACTCTAACACATCATATGAAATCACACAGGTCTACcttttgtaatatttgtaagCAGTATTTCCCAAAGAGGGAAAAGATGATCTCACATACTTGTGTGCCGCCAGTCCCCAAAAAGAGTATCAGCAGGTCGTGTGAGCTGTGTGGGAAGACCTTTGCAAACCAATCGGCTCTGCGCATTCACTATGTTGTCCACACAGGAGAAAAGCCCTACAGGTGTGGCTTATGTGGGAAAGGGTTCACCCAGAAAGGCAATCTGAAATGTCATCTACGTATCCATACTGGAGAGAGACCGTTCCGCTGTGTTCGATGTGGGAAGACCTTCACACAGAAGGTCAACCTCAACCATCATTTAATGGCACACAGATATCGGGAGGTTGTAGCAGAGAAGTCATTGCTATGA
- the vac14 gene encoding protein VAC14 homolog: MSSEKDFSPLTPNIVRALNDKLYEKRKVAALEIEKLVREFVAQNNSTQIRHVIQILASEFALSQHPHSRKGGLIGLAACSIALGKDSGLYLKELIEPVLTCFNDADSRLRYYACEALYNIVKVARGAVLPHFNLLFDGLSKLAADPDPNVKSGSELLDRLLKDIVTESNKFDLVAFVPLLRERIYSNNQYARQFIISWIHVLESVPDINLLDYLPEILDGLFQILGDNSKEIRRTCEVVLAEFLKEIKKTPSSVKFAEMANILVIHCQVADETKLTNDLIQLTAMTWMREFIQHAGRVMLPYSSGVLTAVLPCLSYDDRKKNTKEAASACNHSLMKLVTPEDDDDDDEDEEKGGSIGTPSREDSQLKTEADSSDMLNTSQESVGFSNISFFTPASTDRPQVTLDLDGIVQVLDRHLHDSSTGMMTRIAVLKWVYHLYIKTPRKMFRHTDSLFPMLLKTLSDESDEVILKDLEVLAEIASSPAGQSDQSDSCDNSDGKLELQVPENIKPGQSPSASSKASDTSPSTPSMNSYFYKFMINLLKRFSLERKLLEVRGAFIIRQLCLLLHAENIFHSMADILLREEDLKFASTMVQTLNTILLTSTELFQLRNQLKDLRTQESCALFCCLYRSWCHNPVATVSLCFLTQNYKHAYELIQKFGDLEVTVDFLMEVDKLVQLIESPIFTYLRLQLLDVENNPYLIKALYGLLMLLPQSQAFQLLSHRLRCVPNPELMRTVDESKYMESKQQVVSRRASHTQMDYQELLLHFDLVQSKHLEIRHQRSGRASDFSDRKFM, translated from the coding sequence ATGAGCTCGGAAAAAGACTTTTCGCCTTTGACGCCGAACATCGTCAGAGCTCTGAATGACAAGCTGTACGAGAAGAGGAAAGTCGCCGCTCTGGAAATTGAGAAGCTGGTGCGGGAATTTGTTGCTCAGAATAATTCCACGCAGATCAGACACGTGATCCAGATCCTGGCCTCGGAGTTCGCGCTTTCCCAACACCCCCACAGCCGGAAAGGGGGTTTGATCGGACTGGCAGCCTGCTCCATCGCCCTGGGTAAGGACTCAGGTCTGTATCTGAAGGAGCTCATTGAACCCGTGCTCACATGTTTCAATGACGCAGACAGCCGCTTACGCTATTATGCATGTGAGGCCCTTTATAATATCGTCAAAGTGGCCAGAGGAGCAGTGTTGCCCCACTTCAACCTGCTGTTTGATGGTCTCAGTAAGCTGGCAGCAGATCCAGACCCCAATGTGAAAAGTGGATCTGAGCTCCTGGACAGACTGCTGAAGGACATTGTGACAGAGAGCAACAAGTTTGACCTAGTGGCTTTTGTCCCCCTCCTCAGAGAGAGAATCTACTCCAATAATCAATACGCTAGACAGTTCATCATTTCCTGGATTCATGTTCTTGAGTCCGTGCCAGACATAAACCTCTTAGACTACCTCCCTGAGATCCTGGATGGACTCTTCCAGATCCTAGGAGACAACAGCAAGGAGATCCGTAGGACGTGTGAGGTAGTCCTGGCAGAGTTTTTGAAGGAGATCAAGAAAACACCTTCCAGTGTGAAATTTGCTGAGATGGCCAATATACTTGTCATCCACTGTCAGGTAGCAGATGAAACAAAGCTCACAAACGATCTGATCCAGTTGACGGCAATGACCTGGATGCGAGAGTTTATCCAGCATGCAGGCAGGGTGATGCTCCCCTACTCCTCTGGAGTTCTTACTGCGGTGCTGCCTTGCCTTTCCTACGATGACAGAAAGAAGAATACAAAAGAAGCAGCCAGTGCCTGTAATCATAGTCTGATGAAACTGGTGACtcctgaggatgatgatgatgatgatgaggatgaggagaaaggTGGAAGTATAGGGACACCATCTAGGGAAGACAGCCAGCTGAAGACAGAGGCAGACAGTAGTGATATGCTAAATACGTCACAAGAATCTGTTGGTTTCAGTAACATCAGCTTCTTCACTCCAGCGAGTACAGACCGCCCTCAGGTGACCCTGGATTTGGACGGCATTGTTCAGGTGTTGGACCGCCACCTTCACGACTCCTCCACTGGCATGATGACTCGCATAGCCGTGCTCAAATGGGTCTATCACCTCTACATCAAGACACCACGCAAAATGTTCCGGCACACCGACAGTTTGTTTCCCATGCTGCTAAAAACTCTGTCTGACGAATCTGATGAAGTGATATTAAAAGATTTGGAGGTGTTAGCTGAGATAGCATCATCTCCTGCTGGCCAGTCAGACCAGTCTGACTCCTGTGACAACAGTGATGGCAAACTGGAGCTCCAGGTTCCAGAGAACATCAAGCCAGGACAGTCTCCGAGCGCTAGTTCCAAAGCATCGGACACGTCTCCTTCTACTCCGAGCATGAACTCGTATTTTTACAAGTTCATGATCAACCTGCTGAAGCGCTTCAGTTTGGAGAGGAAGCTTCTGGAGGTCAGAGGGGCGTTCATCATCAGGCAGCTCTGTTTGTTGCTTCACGCAGAAAACATCTTCCATTCTATGGCTGATATCTTGCTGAGGGAGGAGGACCTCAAATTTGCCTCCACCATGGTTCAAACTCTAAACACCATCCTGCTCACTTCAACTGAACTCTTCCAGTTACGCAACCAGCTGAAAGACCTACGTACTCAGGAGAGTTGTGCATTGTTCTGCTGCTTGTATCGCTCCTGGTGCCACAACCCTGTGGCCACCGTGTCGCTCTGTTTCCTCACACAGAACTATAAACACGCCTACGAGCTCATTCAGAAGTTTGGAGATCTGGAGGTGACTGTAGACTTCCTGATGGAGGTTGACAAGCTGGTACAGCTCATTGAAAGCCCAATTTTCACCTACCTGCGCCTGCAGCTCCTAGACGTGGAGAACAACCCTTACCTGATAAAAGCGCTGTACGGTCTGTTGATGCTGCTGCCACAGAGCCAAGCCTTCCAGCTTCTCTCCCACCGCTTGCGATGTGTCCCCAACCCAGAGCTCATGAGGACTGTGGATGAATCCAAGTACAtggagtccaaacagcaggtgGTCTCAAGACGTGCCTCTCACACGCAGATGGATTAccaagagctgctgctgcattttGACCTCGTTCAGAGCAAACATCTGGAGATTCGACACCAGCGCTCCGGACGGGCCTCGGATTTCTCCGACAGGAAGTTTATGTGA